The Candida dubliniensis CD36 chromosome 2, complete sequence genome contains a region encoding:
- a CDS encoding dehydrogenase, putative (3 probable transmembrane helices predicted by TMHMM2.0 at aa 20-42, 194-216 and 244-266;~In S. cerevisiae: protein with similarity to oxidoreductases, found in lipid particles; required for replication of Brome mosaic virus in S. cerevisiae, which is a model system for studying replication of positive-strand RNA viruses in their natural hosts.), with product MSSFELDSLPYLNPNVDRRIAFITGGSSGLGFYTVLQLYLHGYTVYIAGRSKSRCLKSIKELKNKAIDIRSTYTSLQLNERFLGDLRFLEIDLSNLTSVITAVENFKKLEDHLHILINNAGAMALPYTLTIDKFEIQLQTNFISPLVLTTKLLPILQKTTDKFPKLPTPRIIYLSSFGHQFALQYFNLNNGLNYYPNFIFTWIRYGMAKVAGIHFMKMLALRNPKVLFLTVHPGLVMNTNLFSYWTRLPIVGIIFWFVFYLFGYFFGVTSEQGANVVIKCALNENLTVEIDNGKYFGPNGKESQPSNIATNMDYAARTWIWTIKELNQRGIEIPNP from the coding sequence ATGTCTTCTTTTGAACTAGACTCATTACCCTATCTCAATCCTAATGTCGATAGAAGAATTGCATTTATCACTGGTGGAAGTAGTGGATTGGGATTTTATACTGTTTTACAACTATATTTACATGGATATACTGTTTATATTGCTGGTAGAAGCAAATCACGATGtcttaaatcaattaaagaattgaaaaataaagcTATTGATATTAGACTGACATATACTTCATTACAATTAAATGAAAGATTTTTAGGTGATTTACGATTTTTAGAAATAGATTTGAGTAATTTAACTCTGGTTATAACTGCtgttgaaaatttcaaaaaattagaaGATCATTTAcatattttaattaataatgctGGAGCAATGGCATTACCTTATACTTTAactattgataaatttgaaattcaattacaaacaaattttatttCACCATTAGTACTAACAACTaaattattaccaatatTACAAAAAACTACTGATAAATTTCCTAAATTACCAACACCAagaatcatttatttaagTTCATTTGGTCATCAATTTGCTTTacaatattttaatttaaataatggattgaattattatccaAATTTCATATTCACTTGGATTAGATATGGTATGGCAAAAGTTGCAGGAATTCATTTTATGAAAATGCTTGCATTAAGAAATCCTaaagtattatttttaaccGTACATCCAGGTCTTGTTATGAatacaaatttattttcttattGGACTCGATTACCTATAGTTGgaataatattttggtttgtattttatttatttggatatttttttggagTTACTAGTGAACAAGGAGCTAATGTTGTTATTAAATGTGctttaaatgaaaatttaacggtagaaattgataatggtaaatattttggtCCAAATGGTAAAGAATCTCAACCATCTAATATTGCTACAAATATGGATTATGCAGCAAGAACTTGGATTTGGAcaataaaagaattgaatcaaaGAGGAATTGAAATACCCAATCCTTGa